The sequence below is a genomic window from Lysobacter stagni.
GCGGCTCCGAGTTCGTGGCCCAACCCTTCGGCGACGCACGCTACTTCCAGCCGCGTCCGTCGGCCGCGAACTACGACCCGATGGCGGCGGCCGGCAGCAACCTGGCCCGCAGCAATCCCGACCTGCGCAAGCGCATGGATGAGCTCAGGCTCGCCGTCGCACAGCGTGAAGGCATCCCGGCCGGGCAGGTTCCCGCGGAGCTGATCACGCAGTCCGGCAGCGGCATGGACCCGCATCTGTCGCCGGCCGGCGTGCAGGTGCAGATCGCGCGCGTCGCCAAGGCGCGTGGCCTGGAATCCGCGGTCGTGTCCGGGCTGGTCAATGCCAATACGGAACCTGCCCAGTACGGTGTGCTCGGCGAGCCGCGCGTCAACGTTCTCAAGTTGAACATCGCGTTGGACGCGCTGCAAAAGAAGTCGTGATGCGCGTAGCGGGAGCCGGGCCTCCGCCTGGCTCCCGCTTTCGCAACGGAGCCAAAGCAGAAGGTGACACCGTGATTGAACGCAGCGCGGCACAACGCACGGAGCAGGCCGACGCCCTTATCGGCGAGCTGCAGCGCCAGGGCTCCGGGCGACTGACCATCTTCCTCGGCGCGGCGCCGGGTGTGGGCAAGACCTACGCCATGCTGGGACGCGCACGGGAACTGCAGCGCCGCGGCACCGACGTGGTCATCGGCATCGCCGAAACGCATGGTCGCGGTGAGACGGCGGCCTTGCTGGAGGGGCTCGAAATCCTTCCGAAAAAGCACATCGCTTACCAGGGGCGGCAGCTGGAAGAGCTCGACCTGGATGCGCTGCTGGCGCGCAAACCCAAGGTCGCACTGGTCGACGAACTGGCGCACCGGAACGTTCCCGGCAGTCGTCATGAACGCCGATGGCAGAATGTGCTTGAACTGCTGGACGCCGGCATCGACGTCTATACGACGATCAACATCCAGCATCTTGAAAGCCTCAACGACGTCGTTCACCGCACCACCGGGGTGCGGGTCAGCGAGACCGTACCGGATGCCGTGTTTGATCGCCTTCGTGACATCGTGCTGGTCGACCTGCCACCACGCGAACTGATCGAACGCCTGCAGCAGGGCAAGGTGTACGTTCCCGAGCAGGCCGCCCAGGCGCTGCAGGCGTTCTTCTCGCCCAGCAACCTGACCGCGCTGCGCGAGCTGGCCATGCAGACTGCGGCCGACCGGGTCGACAGCGACCTGCGCGAGGCACAAGCGGCGCGCGGCCTGCCGGGCATGCCGCTGCGGCGCGGCGTGATGCTGGCGATCGACGGCATGGGTCAGTCCGAATACCTCGTGCGGGTCGCCCGACGCTTGGCCGAACGACGCGATGCGCCGTGGACCGTCGTGACGGTCCAGAGCGGCGTCCCGAACGAAGCGCAGCAGCTGGAGCTGGAGCGCGCGTTCGCCCTGGCCAGAAGGCTGGGCGGCGACACGCAGGTGCTTCACGGCAACAGCATCGTGGACGCACTTCTCGACCAGGCCGCGCGATCCAGCATCAGCACGATCGTGCTTGGCCGGACGCGCGAGCGGCCTTTCGCACGGATGATCAACCGCACGCTGACGCAACAGCTGCTGCAACGCGGTGCGCATTACGAACTGACCATTGTCAGTACGCCTGAGGCGCGTGCCCGATCCCGCCGCTCATGGCGCACGCTCAAGGGGCACCTGAACGCCAACGACGCGCTGCTCGCCGTGGCATCGGCCACGCTGGCCACTGCGTTGGCCTGGTTCGCGGAGCGCTGGCTCGCGCTCGACGACCTGTCGCTGATCTTCATCGTTGCCGTCGTACTGGTGGCGGCGCGGACACGGATGACGGCAGCCGTGCTCGCCGCGGTGCTGTGCTTCCTGGCCTACAACTTCTTCTTCATCGAACCGCGCTTCACGTTGCTGATCGGTGCCCGACAGGGCGTCATCACGGTGGTGCTGTTCCTTGTCGCTGCCCTGGTCGCCGGCCGGCTCGCATCCAAACTGCGCATGCAGGTCGTCGCGCTCCGCGCGGCGAACACGCAGGCGACCGCATTGCAGACGTTGGGGCGTCAGCTTTCGACCGCGGCCGACCTTGGCCAGGTGGCACAGGCCGGGCGGGCCGCGTTGAAGCGATCGTTCGACGCCGACGTCATGCTCCAGATCGATGAGGAGCTGGAGCAGGCAACGCAACTCGGCGAGAAGGATCGTGCCGCCGCCGACTGGGCCATGCGCAATCGCCAGGCGTCTGGACGTTACACCGACACCCTGTCCGCCTCGGAGTGGTGGTTCGTGCCGCTCGCGTTGGGAGAGCGTCGAACCGGGGTCGTCGGCCTGCGGTTCCCCCCGCAGGCGCATCGCCTGGGGGCGGAGCAGCGTGGGTTGGCCGAGGCAATGGCGGAAGACATCGCGCAGGCCGCCGTCCGCACCCAGCTCGTTTCGGATCTGGAGAATGCCCGCGTCACCAACGAGACCGAGCGTTTGCGTTCCGCTTTGTTGTCATCGGTATCGCACGACCTGCGGTCGCCCCTGGCGTCCATCATCGGCTCCGCGAGCAGCCTCGACCATTACGGTGCCGCGATGAGCGAACAGGATCGCCATGGGTTGCTGGAGACCATCCGCATCGAGAGCGAACGTCTGGATCGCTACATCCAGAACCTGCTCGACATGACGCGACTCGGGCACGGTGGCCTGACCCTGAAACGGGACTGGATCGGGGTCGATGAGCTGATCGGATCGGCGGTGACCCGCCTGCAGCGCTACGAGCCACAGGCCCGCTTCAACGTGTCCATCGAGCCCGGCCTCGCGCCGATCTGGGTTCACCCGGCGCTGATCGAACAGGCGCTGTTCAACGTGCTTGAAAACGCCGCGAAGTTCTCGCCAGCGAACGATGCGGTGGACGTGGACGCCCGTACCGTGGACGGAAACCTGCGGCTCGACGTGCGCGACCGCGGTCCCGGCATTCCCGAAGATGAACGCCGTCGCATCTTCGACATGTTCTACAGCGTCGAGAACGGGGATCGGGGCCGCAAGGGCACTGGCCTTGGGCTTGCGATCACACAAGGCATGGTCGGAGCGCACGGCGGAAGCGTCGAGGCGTTGGCGGGAGCAGGCGGTCATGGCACGACCATCCGAATCACGCTGCCGAGGATCGAGCCCTAGTCGTCGGGAGTGAGGCATGAGCAGCAACAGCCTGTCGGCACGGGTTCTCGTCATCGACGACGAGCCACAGATCCGCCGCTTCCTCGACATCAGCCTGCGCGCGCAAGGCTATAGCGTGGCGATGGCTGAAAACGGCCAGAGCGGATTGGAAGCCCTGGCGACGCAGGGCGCCGACCTGGTGATCCTGGACCTGGGGCTGCCGGACATCGACGGGCAGGACGTCCTGCGTCGGATCAGGCAGTGGTCGTCGGTTCCGGTGATCCTGCTGACCGTGCGATCGGACGAAACATCGAAGGTGTCGGGGCTCGATGGCGGCGCCAACGACTATGTGACGAAGCCTTTCGGTGCGCAGGAACTCATGGCGCGCGTTCGTGTCCTGCTGCGTACCCATGCGGTCGGTGCGGAGACGCCGATCCCCGTGTTCGACGACGGCCGGCTGTTCATCGACCTGGCCCGGCGGGAAGTGAGGATCGAAGGGGAGGTGGTGCCTTTGACGCGCAAGGAGTTCGCGATGCTTGCGCTGCTTGTGCGGCACGCTGGCCGCGTCGTGACGCAGCCGCACATCCTGAGGGAGGTCTGGGGCCCCAGCCACGAAGAAGATACGCACTATCTCCGGATACTGGTCGGCAAGCTCCGCGGGAAGCTGCGCGAGGATGCGACCCAGGTTCGCTACATCGCGACGGACGCGGGTGTCGGATACAAGTTCATCGGTGCATCGAATCGGGTGTAGCGCCGTCGGTGGAGACATCCCGCCGTCCAATCAGCGCCAGATGTCGAATCGCCACGCTCATCGCGATCCTGCAGCCGGAGCCGAAGTCGCCGCTGATGGCGATCGTGGCGAGCGGTTGGCGACTGGAGCGCAGATCCAGATCCAGCAACTGGCCGCTGCGCTCGTGGATCTCGACGTACGGAACCGTGAGATGGTCGAGCGCATCGCGAAGGGACCGAAGGGCACCGTCCGGCGCCAAGTCCAGTTCACCCGGGTTGAGCA
It includes:
- the kdpC gene encoding potassium-transporting ATPase subunit KdpC translates to MTSLTSTLQSNAAPVAVLEEGTTLRASLVLTVVILVGFGFLYSLAGAALGRVVFPHQATGSLVAVDGKARGSEFVAQPFGDARYFQPRPSAANYDPMAAAGSNLARSNPDLRKRMDELRLAVAQREGIPAGQVPAELITQSGSGMDPHLSPAGVQVQIARVAKARGLESAVVSGLVNANTEPAQYGVLGEPRVNVLKLNIALDALQKKS
- a CDS encoding sensor histidine kinase, whose protein sequence is MRVAGAGPPPGSRFRNGAKAEGDTVIERSAAQRTEQADALIGELQRQGSGRLTIFLGAAPGVGKTYAMLGRARELQRRGTDVVIGIAETHGRGETAALLEGLEILPKKHIAYQGRQLEELDLDALLARKPKVALVDELAHRNVPGSRHERRWQNVLELLDAGIDVYTTINIQHLESLNDVVHRTTGVRVSETVPDAVFDRLRDIVLVDLPPRELIERLQQGKVYVPEQAAQALQAFFSPSNLTALRELAMQTAADRVDSDLREAQAARGLPGMPLRRGVMLAIDGMGQSEYLVRVARRLAERRDAPWTVVTVQSGVPNEAQQLELERAFALARRLGGDTQVLHGNSIVDALLDQAARSSISTIVLGRTRERPFARMINRTLTQQLLQRGAHYELTIVSTPEARARSRRSWRTLKGHLNANDALLAVASATLATALAWFAERWLALDDLSLIFIVAVVLVAARTRMTAAVLAAVLCFLAYNFFFIEPRFTLLIGARQGVITVVLFLVAALVAGRLASKLRMQVVALRAANTQATALQTLGRQLSTAADLGQVAQAGRAALKRSFDADVMLQIDEELEQATQLGEKDRAAADWAMRNRQASGRYTDTLSASEWWFVPLALGERRTGVVGLRFPPQAHRLGAEQRGLAEAMAEDIAQAAVRTQLVSDLENARVTNETERLRSALLSSVSHDLRSPLASIIGSASSLDHYGAAMSEQDRHGLLETIRIESERLDRYIQNLLDMTRLGHGGLTLKRDWIGVDELIGSAVTRLQRYEPQARFNVSIEPGLAPIWVHPALIEQALFNVLENAAKFSPANDAVDVDARTVDGNLRLDVRDRGPGIPEDERRRIFDMFYSVENGDRGRKGTGLGLAITQGMVGAHGGSVEALAGAGGHGTTIRITLPRIEP
- a CDS encoding response regulator, producing MSSNSLSARVLVIDDEPQIRRFLDISLRAQGYSVAMAENGQSGLEALATQGADLVILDLGLPDIDGQDVLRRIRQWSSVPVILLTVRSDETSKVSGLDGGANDYVTKPFGAQELMARVRVLLRTHAVGAETPIPVFDDGRLFIDLARREVRIEGEVVPLTRKEFAMLALLVRHAGRVVTQPHILREVWGPSHEEDTHYLRILVGKLRGKLREDATQVRYIATDAGVGYKFIGASNRV